DNA from Pseudomonas putida:
GCCTGCCGTTCCACATCATGTCGCTGCTACCGGCCACGGCCTTCCTCGTGCTGCTCTTTACCCTAAAACCACAGGCGCTGCCGCACGCCCACGCCCCCAGCCCGGTGCGGCTGAACGACCCGCGCCTGCGCAGGCCGTTGCTGGTGGCATTCAGCGCCATGCTCAGCGTGACCGTGTCGCAGATCATCGTCGGTTTCTTTGCCCTCGACCGCTTGCATCTGGGCCCCGCCGAAGCGGCCCAGGCTGCCGGCATCGCGCTGACCACGGTGGGCGTAGCGCTGATGCTGGCGCAGGTATTGCTGCGCCAGCTAGAGTGGCCACCGCTGAAGATGATCCGGGTAGGTGCCACGGTATCGGCACTGGGCTTTGCCTGCGGGTCGCTGGCCACCACGGCCCCTTGGCTATGGGCTTGCTACTTTGTTGCGGCAGCCGGCATGGGCTTTGTGTTCCCAGCGTTTTCGGCACTGGCAGCCAATGCCATGCACGCCTCCGAGCAGGGCGCCACAGCCGGCTCCGTGGGAGCTGCCCAGGGCATGGGTGCGGTGATCGGGCCGCTGGCCGGCACCTTGGTATATGCCCTTGATCCGCGCCTGCCATTCTTGGCCGTAGCCGTGCTGTTGCTGCTCGTCGGACTGTGGCCGATGCCACGTGAACAGCGGGTTTGACAAGCACAGCGCGCAAGCGCGCAGAGTGTGTTTTAATGCGCATCGCTCATTATTATTGACACC
Protein-coding regions in this window:
- a CDS encoding MFS transporter, whose protein sequence is MNVAKDPATLLPASTLDLRPLLLANMACTMSMMAFVALIGPIARQLGMATWQAGAAVTVAGVVWVLLARPWGRLSDRLGRRRILLLGSAGFTLAYWLLCLFVEGALRWLPGATLAFIGLIVARGCIGAFYAAIPVGCNALIADHVEPQRRARAMASLGAANAVGLVVGPALAALLARHSLSLPFHIMSLLPATAFLVLLFTLKPQALPHAHAPSPVRLNDPRLRRPLLVAFSAMLSVTVSQIIVGFFALDRLHLGPAEAAQAAGIALTTVGVALMLAQVLLRQLEWPPLKMIRVGATVSALGFACGSLATTAPWLWACYFVAAAGMGFVFPAFSALAANAMHASEQGATAGSVGAAQGMGAVIGPLAGTLVYALDPRLPFLAVAVLLLLVGLWPMPREQRV